The following are from one region of the Oncorhynchus masou masou isolate Uvic2021 chromosome 24, UVic_Omas_1.1, whole genome shotgun sequence genome:
- the sfxn2 gene encoding sideroflexin-2: MAVSGFDIDVPRWDQSTFMGRLKHFANITDWRTALLPDSRLDEAKVLVESCRAGSVPPGTTEEQLHYAKKLYDSAFHPDTGDRMNLIGRMSFQVPGGMAITGGMLQFYRTVPAVVFWQWVNQSFNALVNYTNRNAASPITPNQIGVAYLTATSTALATAVGLNFYTKRAPPLVARWVPFAAVASANCVNIPMMRQQELLNGIAVTDENGNKLGHSKKAAVKGITQVVISRITMAAPGMIILPVIMQRLEKFKFMQRITFFHGPLQVMMVGAFLVFMVPAACSLFPQQCSMAVSKLEPELRESILCHYGDSVQYVYFNKGL, encoded by the exons ATGGCAGTGAGCGGGTTTGACATTGACGTGCCACGGTGGGATCAGTCCACGTTTATGGGAAGATTGAAGCACTTTGCCAACATCACAGACTGGAGGACAGCACTACTGCCGGACTCACGACTAGATGAGGCTAAAGTACTGGTGGAGAGCTGCAG AGCGGGGTCCGTTCCCCCCGGCACCACAGAGGAACAGCTGCACTACGCCAAGAAGCTCTATGACTCTGCCTTTCACCCTGACACTGGCGATCGCATGAACCTGATTGGTCGAATGTCCTTCCAGGTGCCCGGAGGGATGGCCATAACGGGTGGTATGCTACAgttctacag gacAGTCCCGGCTGTAGTGTTCTGGCAGTGGGTGAATCAGTCGTTTAATGCTCTGGTCAACTACACCAACAGAAATGCTGCTTCCCCCATTACACCCAA TCAAATCGGAGTAGCCTATTTAACAGCAACTAGCACTGCTCTAGCCACTGCTGTGGGACTTAACTTCTACACAAAG AGGGCCCCTCCGCTGGTGGCGCGCTGGGTTCCGTTTGCAGCCGTGGCGTCCGCTAACTGTGTCAATATTCCAATGATGAGGCAACA GGAGCTCCTGAATGGCATAGCTGTAACAGATGAGAATGGAAACAAACTTGGCCATTCCAAG AAAGCAGCTGTGAAGGGCATCACCCAGGTGGTCATTTCCCGAATTACCATGGCAGCACCGGGCATGA tcATTCTCCCCGTCATCATGCAGAGACTTGAGAAATTCAAGTTTATGCAG AGGATCACCTTCTTCCACGGACCTTTACAAGTCATGATGGTGGGAGCGTT cctggtcttcatggtgcctGCAGCCTGCTCCCTGTTCCCTCAGCAATG CTCCATGGCTGTGTCTAAGCTGGAGCCAGAGCTTAGGGAGTCCATCTTGTGTCATTACGGGGACAGTGTACAATACGTCTACTTCAACAAGGGCCTATGA
- the timp2a gene encoding metalloproteinase inhibitor 2a, producing MALSINGVLCTLTVLILWRAEELVEACSCAPVHPQQAFCNADVVIRAKVVGEKEVDTGNDIYGNPIKRIQYEVKQIKMFKGPDQDIETIFTSPVSAVCGVTLDTSGKKEYLISGKVEAGGKMHVTLCDYITPWESMSPTQKKSLTQRYQMGCDCKIVRCPSLPCAISAPEECLWTDLMIEKQVHGRQANHYTCVKRADGSCSWYRGVTPPKKEFLDIEDP from the exons ATGGCGTTGTCAATTAACGGCGTCCTCTGTACGCTGACCGTACTGATTTTGTGGCGGGCAGAGGAGCTCGTGGAAGCTTGCAGCTGTGCACCCGTGCATCCGCAACAGGCTTTCTGTAACGCGGACGTTG TGATCCGAGCGAAGGTggtgggggagaaggaggtggaTACTGGGAATGATATCTATGGGaaccccatcaagaggatccagTATGAGGTCAAGCAGATCAAG ATGTTTAAGGGTCCTGACCAGGACATTGAGACGATCTTCACTTCAccggtctctgctgtgtgtggtgTTACCTTGGATACTAGCGGCAAGAAGGAGTACCTAATATCCG GCAAGGTGGAAGCAGGTGGGAAAATGCATGTGACGCTGTGTGACTACATAACGCCCTGGGAGTCCATGAGCCCCACTCAGAAGAAGAGTCTGACTCAGCGCTATCAGATGGGCTGTGACTgcaag ATTGTGCGCTGCCCCTCCCTGCCCTGTGCCATTTCTGCTCCAGAGGAGTGTCTGTGGACAGACCTGATGATAGAGAAGCAGGTGCACGGTCGCCAAGCTAACCACTACACCTGCGTCAAGAGGGCCGATGGCTCCTGTTCCTGGTATCGCGGTGTGACTCCGCCCAAGAAGGAGTTCCTGGACATCGAGGACCCCTAG